The uncultured Roseibium sp. DNA segment GCCTCCGACGTGACAGGTGCCCTGTCCCTGACACGGCCGGACAAGGATGGCTGGAAGGTCCCGGTTTTCGAAGTCTCCGCGCGCTCGGGAAGCGGCCTGGGCGAGCTGATCGATGGCGTTGCCGCCCACCGGACCCATTTGGCGGGAAGCGGCAGACTTGAGGCAAAACGGGCCGGGCAGCACCGGCAATGGTATCAGGACATGATCCACACCCGGTTCGGAACGGCAGGGCTTGAGGCAGCAGCAAGTCGGGGCGCGGAAGCAGATCCCTCGGTGGCCCCGTTTTCGGCTTTTCGCGCGGTTTCCGACGAGCTGTCGGAACGGCTTGGTTTGTCCGGCGCCTAGCGCGTGTTGCGGTCCGATGACGCAATTCAAACCCGACTCGCTCTAAGTCTGGATTTCTAACATTCAGCGTGCCTGAGAGGTGCCGGTTCCGGGCTTTGCATTTCCGCCTGCATATCATGGTCGGCGAGGAACTCGTCCAGATCGCGTGCGGGTAGCGGATGGGAAATGAAATAGCCCTGCAACCTGTGACAGCCATTGGCCGTCAGATAATCCGCCTGCTGTTTTTCCTCGATGCCTTCTGCCACGATGGTCATGCCCAGTGCCTGCCCCAGGCGGATGATCGTGCGCACGATGGCACGGGCTTCCGGGCTGTCGTTCATGGCGGAAATGAACTCCCGATCGATCTTCAGGGTATCGAAGGGGAAATGACGCAGGTAGCTCAGGCTGGAATAGCCGGAGCCGAAATCATCCAGTGCGATCTTGATGCCAAGGTCCTTCAGGCACCACAACGACTGCAGGGTCTTCTTGTCGCGTCCGGCAAAGACGGTTTCCGTCACCTCGATTTCCAGACGGGCTGGATCCAGGTCGAGCTCCTCCAGGGTGGAGATGACATTCTGTACAAAGCGAGGATGCTTGAACTGGGTCGGCGAGACGTTCACCGAAACGACGACGCCGGGCCAGCGATGTGCATCCTGGCAGGCTTTGCGCAGGATCCACAGGCCCAGGTCGTTGATCAGGCCGGTTTCCTCGGCGACGGGGATGAAACTCGTGGGTGGAACCGGTCCGGTGTTCGGCCGGTTCCACCGGGCAAGCGCCTCGATCGCCACGATCGTGTCGGACCCGCTGTCGCATTGCGGCTGGTAGGCGACGTCCAGGAGATCTCTGTCGATGGCCTTGCGCAATTCTCGCGCAATCTCGTCCTTGGTTTGCACGTGTTCCTGCATGGACGCCTCGAAGAAGGACCACCGGTTCCGGCCGTTCGACTTGGCGTCATAAAGGGCGATATCCGCCTTGCGCAGAAGGTCCTCCGCCTCCAGCCCGTCACGGGGGGCAAGGGCCGCGCCCATGGAAACGGTGACATGGATTTCGTCGGGGCCGTAGGACACCGGCAGACCCATCATGTCCTGGAGCCGGCTCATGAACCGTTCCGCCTGGGTCTCGTCCGGGCAATCGGGCAGCAGCAGGGCGAATTCGTCGCCGCTGATGCGTGCGACAATGCCGTTTTCGGGTAGGATCCTCTGCACGCGTTCGGCAATCGCACAGATCACATGGTCTCCGGCTGCGTGTCCGAGCGTGTCGTTGATGTCCTTGAAGCGGTCTAGGTCGAAATAAAGAACCGCCGCGCCTTTGTCTGCGATTTGGGTATCGTTCATTGTCCGGTCGAGCAATTGCTCGAATTGCCTCCGGTTCGGCAGGCCCGACAGCGGATCGTGCAGCGATGCGCGAACCGCATCTGCACGGCTGGAGGCCAGGTGCCTTGTCGATTGCCGGATGAACGTCATGACGACGATGGAAAGCCCGACCAGGGCCAGGGCGAGGACGGTCAGGACCGGCGTGATCCGGCTCTGCATTTCCAGGCCGGGTTGGTCCGCCTGCCAATGGATGTGGCCGATGCTATGACCGTCCGGCGCTTTCAGGTCGATCAATGGTCCGCCGGCGTCCGGCGCGGGAATTGAATCCAGAACCAGGCCCTCCAGTGCGGAGATCCTTCCAATTTCAGCGAGCAATTCGCCGTTGAGCTGCTTGAAGCTGATCAGCATGGCCGGTGGTTCACGCCGGGAAACCAGCTTGACGAGTTCCGGCGTGATGGCCGTTGCGGAAAACAGGTAGATGGTTCCCTTGATGGAAACCAGGCCGGTTTCGGACAGGTCATGTTCATTGACCCGGTAATTGGGATCGAAAAAGTAAAGCCCGCTCGGCAGCTCCTTGAGGGAGGCAAGATAGCGCTTCTGAACGGTTTCGACCGCAGGGCCAAGGCGGCTGAGCAGATCCCGCGTGACCCATTTCTCATAGACGTTCGGGCCGTCGACGAAGCGGGCCTTGCGATCCTGATCGAGCAGTATCGTCCTGGAGAAACCGTAGCGCTGCTTAAGCCAGAGAGCGACGTTATGGTAGAGCCAGGCGGTGTCGTAGATGGGCCCGGTGGTGATATAATAGATCGGATCCTTGTTCAGGACGCTCGCCTGCTGTCTGGCAAACTGGTCCCGGGTCAGCTGCAGGGTGCCGTTGAGGAGCTGATGCTGGCTCTTTTCCGCTGCCTGGTCGGAAATATGGGCAGACCAGATGAGAAGCCCGAACGTGATGGCCACGGCAATCAGCACGACCGCAAACATCGGAATGATGATTGCATTCGCAATCCGGCTGCCGTGCCTTTCTTTCGAAGCGGTCATCTGAGCTCCAGGAAATATCCGTAATAATATCGCTGAAAGCTGCTAATGAATGCAGAATCAAGTTAGTTAATAAAATACTTGTGCTGACTGTCTTGAACGTTTTTCGGACGTCCGAATTATCTTCAAGTTTCATTTAATGTGTACGTTGAAATTGCGAGGCAAGAGCTGACTTGTCTTAGATAAGTTGCAAACCTCTGAAACTCGTCTCACCGAACCTGCCGACGATGATGTGGTCGTGGATCTCTACACCCAGCGGCTTGGCGATGTCGATGATCTGCTTCGTCATCTGAATGTCGGCGCGGGACGGCGTGGGGTCGCCCGAAGGGTGGTTATGGACGAGCACGAGCGCGGTTGCGGACAGCTCGAGTGCCCGCCGGATCACTTCACGCGGGTAGACCGGGGTGTGGTCGACCGTTCCCCTCTGCTGAACCTCGTCGGCGATCAACCCGTTCTTCTTGTCGAGAAACAGGATCCTGAATTCCTCGATGTCCGAATGCGCCATGGCCGATTTCACATAGGCGACGACTTGCGACCACGATGACAGAACGGCCCGTTCATTGACCTGGCCTTTGGTGTAACGGACGGCGCTTGCCTGAACGACCTTCAGATGCTCGGCGACCCGCTCTCCAACGCCGGGGATTTCCGTCAGGAGCTTGGGCGGAGCCGCAAGCACGCCGGCAAAGGAGCCGAAACGTCGGAGCAGGGCCTTTGCGATCGGCTTGGTGTCCTGTCGCGGCACGGCGGCAAACAGCAGGAGTTCAAGGAGCTCGTAGTCCTCGAAGCCGGATTCTCCGGTCTTGCGGAAGCGGTTTCGCAGACGGTCCCGGTGACCGGAATGGTCCGATGGCGCCGCCTTGTCCGCAGGGTCTTTGCGACCGTCTGCCATGGTCCGGTCGTCAGGCCGGCGTCATGCCGGGCTTGTCCAGCCCGCCCGGCGAGGTGGTGAAGATTTCGCAGCCTTCCGGCGTGATGCCGATGGCATGTTCGAACTGGGCGGAGAGCGAGCGGTCCCGCGTCACCGCCGTCCAGCCGTCGCTGAGCACCTTCACGTGGGGACGCCCCAAATTCACCATCGGTTCGATGGTGAAGATCATGCCGGGCTTCAGCTCGATGCCTTCGCCCGGGCGGCCGTAATGCAGGATGTTCGGCGTGTCGTGGAACAGCCGGCCGACACCGTGGCCGCAGAAATCGCGCACCACCGAGCAGCGCTCACCTTCCACATAGGTCTGAATGGCGTGGCCGATGTCGCCGGTGGTGTTGCCGGGCTTGGCAGCGGCAATGCCGAGCAGCAGCGATTCATACGTCACCTCGATCAGCCGCTCGGCGGCGCGCTTGATCTTGCCGACCGGATACATGCGGCTGGAATCGCCGTGCCAGCCGTCCAGAATGTAGGTGACGTCGATGTTGACGATGTCGCCGTCGCGCAGCGGCTTGTCGTTCGGGATGCCGTGGCAGACCACATGGTTGACCGAGGTGCAGGTGGACTTGGTGTAGCCACGGTAGTTGAGCGTGGCCGGCAACGCGCCGTTGGCTTCGCCGAACTCGAAGACGAAATCGTCGATTTCCTGGGTGGTCACGCCGGGCTTAACGATGGCTGCCAGTTCATCCAGGCACCGGGCGGTCAGCTGGCCGGCCTTGCGCATGCCTTCGAAATCCTCCGGTCCGTAAAGGCGGACCTGTCCGGTGTTCTTCAAAGGGGCGTCTGCGGCGTCGATATAGGTGACCATGGGCGGCGTGTGCTCTTGAGATTATGGTGTAGCGCGCAGGTTAACGCGGCTTTCGTTTCATGTCTTGCGCATCACATACCCTTGTCGGCGGGATTTTTCCAGACCCGGGGTAAAACTGCTTAATATGTGCCCGAAACCGGCTTGCGCAGTTTTCCGCCAGCGGATAGGCATTTGGAAACATGCGGGCGTGGTGGAACTGGTAGACACAAGGGACTTAAAATCCCTCGGCCCTAGGCTGTACGGGTTCGAGTCCCGTCGCCCGCACCAAATCAGACTTTCCCAGGCGAAAGTCCTCTAATGCCTTGAAAGGCATAGTGGTTTCAGCCGTTCGATAACCCTCGCCCTTGAGGTAGGATAATCGGTCGGCGAAAACCAGTTTGAGGACGGCTCTCCGGTCTTCTAGCTTTTCAGAAAACCAGAGTTTTTGCGGGTTTTCGAGGAACGAGAACGCTGTTCGATAAGTCTCCTCGAAGCTCATGACGGGTCGCCCGCATTTTTCGATTTTTTCCGTCAAGAGAGCCTTTTGCGTTTCCAGCTCGCGGACCTTGTTTTCGTAAGCGGTCGCGAGGGACGAACTGTCGGTCTCGACAATCCGATCCAGAAACTGATTGCTTTTGTGTTCTATGCGATTGAGATCGCGGCGCATGATGGTGACCTGCGCCTGCGAATCTTGCACCCGCCTGTCCCAGAGGATGCGCATCGCCTCGAACAGCATGGCGAACAAGGCCGGGGCGGGTCTTAAATCTTTTAGGAGCGCTTCGAAGTCGCCTTCGATCTGTTCCCTGCGGATCGATTTCCGATAGGCCTTACAGCCCTTCGTATCGCACAGATAATACGGATAGTGCGCGTTGCTGCCTTTCGACCAGCAGGCCGTGTACGGTTCTCCGCAGTGGCCGCAACTCACGAAGCCACGCAGCGGGAAATCCTCGTTGAGGCTCTTGCGGGCGGGCGCTTTGGCAACACCCTTCCGGCGCGTCTGGATGGTCTGCCAGGTCTCGAAGTCGATCAACGGCTCGTGTTTGCCTCGGATCAGGCGCAAGCCCCAATTCTCGTGGGTGTAATAGCCTGCATAAAGCGGCTGGGTGAGAATGTTCGTGACCTTCTGCTGGAGAACCTCTCCAGCCTTGGTCTTGGGAAAGGCAGGCTGGTTCTCCAGAAAGCGTTTCACCTCGACCTGAGACTGGAAGCGGCCAGAGGCATAGCCTTCCAGCGCTTCGGTAATGATCGCGGCATGGGGCTCGTCCGGAACCAGCAGCTTTCCGTGGCCGGAGACTTTTTTATAGCGGTAGCCGATAGGCGCCTGAAACACCCAATAGCCGTTCATCATCCGCGCCCGCATGCGGTTCTTGGTCTGCTCGCCGTTCTTCTGGCGGTGGTGTTGGGCGACACTCGCCAGCAGGTTCTCAACGAGGATAGAATCCGAATCCTCACCGAATTCGATGGACGGGCTTTCCAGCTTGGCGCCTGCGTCGGCAAGCGATGCCCTCAAGGCCAGGTGGGCTTCCAGACCACGGGCCAGACGGCTGATGTCATCGATGATGACCACCCACTCCTGAGAGCGGGACCGGCGCAGCATGGTCAGCATTTCCTGCATGGCAGGCCGCTCCGCGACCTTGCCGGTCATGTCATCCTTGAAAACAGCAGCGATCTCGTACCCTTTGTATTTGGCATACTCGCGGCATCTGGTTTCCTGTGAGGCCAAACCATCGCCGTCCCGCACCTGCTTGGTGCCAGAGACACGGCAATAGATGGTGGCCTTGATTTCCTTTCTCTGTTTCATACGGACTCTTCCCTCTCGCGGTGAAACGTACCGCGCAAAAATCATTCAAGTTTCGGGCTGTTTGTTCTCAAATCGTACCATGTCTTTCGGCGGATTTGCACGTTTTTCCGCCTTCAATTCCAGGCAATGCTGGACCGGATCGTCGCCAAAGGCGCGATCCACAAAGCTTTCGGCGATCCGCCAAACGGTGTGGATCAAATCGATCTTTTTGTCCTCGGGCAGATCAAACCCCTCCACATATCTGCGGAGCGTTTCCATGTCTGGGCTCATGGCATGCCTCCTCTCTCGCAGGGGCACAGGCCGTCTGCGGTGTCTTGGTTGTTGGATATTGGGAAACGGGGGCGATGGAGATAGTCTCGACATCGGAGGACGCACGTATCGCGCACTTCGCCTACACTATGGATGTGGGGACTATCTATTGCTGTTTCAAACGTTGAGGATACAATTATCCCGTCTACAAAAGCATTTTACACCAAAAACAAGAACATATCAAGAACAAACATCTCCTTTCCGCCAGCGCGTTTGAGCTTTAACGGGAATAAGGCCCAAGTTATCCAAAATCGTAAACTGAAAGGATCGAAGGACTTGCAGATGCAGCTAATTCGCGATTATTTTTAATTTAGTTATCAAAACGTGTTGGACTAGCATGGTTGGCTCGACACTTGGTTTGGAACCTTAGGTTTCAGTCTAATCATGCGAAATCGCTTGGGGGCAACATTTATTATGGAGCGGTATTCAGATATCGGAGATTCTGGAGAGTTTTCTTGGACCCAAAATTCGAAACATCTGCTGGTATTTGTGCACGGCTTTGGCCATACAGCTCCCAATAAAGAACCTGTTTACTGGGACCCTCTTCCGAAACTATTGGGGTCAGAAGAAAAGGTATCTGAATACGATATTCAATACTTTACCTATGCATCAAACAAGAAAATACTTTTTAATCCACTTAATTTGGTTCGCGGATATAAGGAAATTGCGGACTATAATGATATTTCGGATAGGCTAATTAGTAATATAACTCAGTTGTCTCGAAAAAAGAATTACAGTTCTATAAATATAATTGCGCATAGCTTCGGATGTCACATAGCTCTTGTTGCAGCTGCGGAAGCAAAGAGGACTTCAAAATTCTTTGTAAATAAGCTTTGCCTAATTGCGGCGCCGAATAAAGCTCCTTGGCAAGCGAGATTCCATTATTACGCGTCTTTCCGGCGCCACAAACATACGAAAACCCTCTCCAACTCTAAAGAACTCACATTTAATATTAAGAATCGAGTTTCTGAACTGCGTTCGGAAGAGCCCTGTACGTTCGTTACTCATATATTCTCAGAACATGATGATTTGGTGGTGGATGATAAGAGTTTGCAGTTTGATCACAAGATTCGACTTTATCAACCTCATACTTGGCATAGGACTATCTCGGGTGCGCAAGATGAAAATTACAGGTTGATCAGAGATTGGATAATCGGAAACTAAGTGATGCTCAGCCCAGACATATACAAGATTTTCAATCTAGCTGAATTTGAAGACGCTCACGAGCGACCGCTTCAACCAGAAGAACTTGACACTATCATATCGAATTTAAGTAATCTTGAGAGTGAATTAAATAAATTGCTCCCGAGATTTAGGGATGTCGCAAGGAACAATGTTGAAGAAATCTACTATTTGGACTTCGATGTGATTTATTCGGCAATTAACTGGATCGGACCATTGGCAAAAGAAGAGAGTTTCGTATCTCGTGATAGCTTTTGGTCATCTCTAGCGATAAATTTGTTATCGACTAAAATGTATGTTTTACCTGGAACCGTATTTGAAATTGTACAATTTGCACGTAAGCAAACGGCATTGCAAAGAAAGATAGAATCATCCCAAATTGCTGAGGTATTTTTACATGAATTTCAAAATAAAAGTGAATTTTCAAAATCCAGAACTTTTTTGGATACTGTTAATACATTAAAAAGAATTCAGTTTGGAGAAAAGACCTATTTTATTTTGAATAAAATTTTCTCTCAAAATGCAATTTTTCATCATTTTTACAAAGGGTATCAATTTGATCGAGATATTTTCCAAAGTGCTTACACATATCTACGGTCGATTTCTTCGCGTCGAGATCAGTATATTAACAATAGAGTTGATGCGATGAATTTTGCAATATGTGCCTATTATAACGAGCTTGACCATCAGCGTCATCATACAATTGTTTCCAACTCCAAGTCTCTTCTTAATTTGCCTGCTCCAGCTGTTAGTAGTGATAATGTAAGCTCATTATTTTATAGTGAGGGAAATCATGTTTCTACTGCGAGGCAAGCTTGTATTTATCACTTAATTCGCCGGATATCCGAGGATGATAATAATGCAGCGGAGTTGATATGTAGAACATGGATTAAAAATGTTAACCTTGTTAAATATAAAATATCTGAGTTGGTTTCCTCTAGCTCTGATCGATCGGTGTTCTCAAACGAAATCGTTAACAATGATCAATTGATAGATACAATGTGGATGTTTGAAAGCCTTCAAAAGGAGTTCTCAAATTTAAGACATAAGCAAAGAAGAGAATTGCATGCGTTTCGAAAAACATATCAATTTTCCGATCATAAA contains these protein-coding regions:
- the map gene encoding type I methionyl aminopeptidase, with the protein product MVTYIDAADAPLKNTGQVRLYGPEDFEGMRKAGQLTARCLDELAAIVKPGVTTQEIDDFVFEFGEANGALPATLNYRGYTKSTCTSVNHVVCHGIPNDKPLRDGDIVNIDVTYILDGWHGDSSRMYPVGKIKRAAERLIEVTYESLLLGIAAAKPGNTTGDIGHAIQTYVEGERCSVVRDFCGHGVGRLFHDTPNILHYGRPGEGIELKPGMIFTIEPMVNLGRPHVKVLSDGWTAVTRDRSLSAQFEHAIGITPEGCEIFTTSPGGLDKPGMTPA
- the radC gene encoding DNA repair protein RadC, with the translated sequence MADGRKDPADKAAPSDHSGHRDRLRNRFRKTGESGFEDYELLELLLFAAVPRQDTKPIAKALLRRFGSFAGVLAAPPKLLTEIPGVGERVAEHLKVVQASAVRYTKGQVNERAVLSSWSQVVAYVKSAMAHSDIEEFRILFLDKKNGLIADEVQQRGTVDHTPVYPREVIRRALELSATALVLVHNHPSGDPTPSRADIQMTKQIIDIAKPLGVEIHDHIIVGRFGETSFRGLQLI
- a CDS encoding EAL domain-containing protein; the encoded protein is MTASKERHGSRIANAIIIPMFAVVLIAVAITFGLLIWSAHISDQAAEKSQHQLLNGTLQLTRDQFARQQASVLNKDPIYYITTGPIYDTAWLYHNVALWLKQRYGFSRTILLDQDRKARFVDGPNVYEKWVTRDLLSRLGPAVETVQKRYLASLKELPSGLYFFDPNYRVNEHDLSETGLVSIKGTIYLFSATAITPELVKLVSRREPPAMLISFKQLNGELLAEIGRISALEGLVLDSIPAPDAGGPLIDLKAPDGHSIGHIHWQADQPGLEMQSRITPVLTVLALALVGLSIVVMTFIRQSTRHLASSRADAVRASLHDPLSGLPNRRQFEQLLDRTMNDTQIADKGAAVLYFDLDRFKDINDTLGHAAGDHVICAIAERVQRILPENGIVARISGDEFALLLPDCPDETQAERFMSRLQDMMGLPVSYGPDEIHVTVSMGAALAPRDGLEAEDLLRKADIALYDAKSNGRNRWSFFEASMQEHVQTKDEIARELRKAIDRDLLDVAYQPQCDSGSDTIVAIEALARWNRPNTGPVPPTSFIPVAEETGLINDLGLWILRKACQDAHRWPGVVVSVNVSPTQFKHPRFVQNVISTLEELDLDPARLEIEVTETVFAGRDKKTLQSLWCLKDLGIKIALDDFGSGYSSLSYLRHFPFDTLKIDREFISAMNDSPEARAIVRTIIRLGQALGMTIVAEGIEEKQQADYLTANGCHRLQGYFISHPLPARDLDEFLADHDMQAEMQSPEPAPLRHAEC